The DNA region CCATAGGAGTCTCTTCACCGCCTTCGCCACTTGGTGGTGGAAACGGTCCTCCCTGACCACCATCTCCGCCATCGATAATCACAATATTTTCACTGGAGGTATTGAGACTGGATTCGAGCATGGTAAATGAACTAAGACCAGTTCCTGTGGCTCTGAAAAAACCTTCTGTCTTGACATCAATATCACCGCCATTACCACCTAAACTAGTCGCATCAATATACTCAACTTGAATATCACCCTTAGCTTGCAAATTAACGCTGCCAGCATTCCCCATAAAAGATAATGTGTTAATTTGCTGAGTCACAATACTGCCATTTGTCGATGTCACAATGATGTCACCAGCTGATGGAGCACCAAAATTTGAGACGAGGTTTGCCACATTGATATTGCCATCCGCCGATAGCATCAAAGTACCGCCTGTTACACCGATATCAATACCACTACTAATTTCTCCGCCAGCTTGTAGTGTCAGATTGCCCGGACCAAAAGTTTCTAAGCGATTTTGAGAGCCAATAACAATATTGTTATCTGCCTGAAATGTCAGACTACTGGAAGAAGCTCCCCATTGAATTTCTGCCAATGGATCAAATGTAATGTTGCCTTGATCACCACCACTACCAGCTGTGCTGATCACTAAATCTGCTCCTCCAACACCTTCGATGCCATCGAGAAAACGCACAATATCGGTATCGAGAATAATAGAAGCCGTATCTGGTTCAAATGGGCTACTGGGGATAGAAACAGCACCTGAAGTTCCTTCTGCACCAATGCGAATATCAGTGGGATCTAACAGAAGTGTTCCAGAGTTACCATTTGAAGCACCTAGGTTAATGCGCTGAGACCAGCCAGATGCTAAATCAAGAAATCCTTTTGAAGAAACTTCTGCTAATCCTGCATCACCACCATTAAGTCCACCTTGGGCAGAGAGAAAACCGTCAAAATCAGTTCTGCCATCTGACCAAATAATTATTTCACCACCATTACCAACATCCATTGCGTCGGCCTTGAGGAATGATGTTGCATCAATAGAGGTTGTCAGAGCACGGGGTAAATCGCCACTCCCTTGAAAAGCTCCACCAACTAGGATGTTGCCGCCACTATAATTCCCAGAGATATCGAGGGTTGCATCATTGAGGGCGATCGCCTGGCCAAAGATATTGACATTGCCACCAAGATCACCGGAAGCATCAATCAGATTACGGATAAAGGTGCTGCCAGATATTTGGGGAATTACGGTTTGGGTGGAAGCAAGTTTAACGGTGTTATTTTCAACAGTTAAGCCAGTCCCAAGATTTCCGCCAGTGAGTAATTGCGGCAGATCAACAAGACTCAGATTTTCCGAGGGCATCGGCAATTCGAGGCCAAGTATCTGACCGTTTTGATTGAGGCGTAGGTTATTCGTTTCGGGGACAGCAATGAGTTGAATATTGCCCTGTTCTGCGGTGAGGGTTCCAGTATTAACGACATTAGAGGCAAAGAGATTCAGCGATCGCCCTGTATTTACCTGTAAATCTGCAGCATTGATAATTGCACCTGTGCCATCGAAACTGAATACTGTTGGCGCACCAATAAGCGTCGAATAATTATTACTGCCTAGCCATTCCTCTTCGCCAAAACCAATACCTGATGCTGTTGTTGCAGTGAAATTCCCTGTTAGATCGAGTTGGGCGTTTTCCCCAAAAACCAGACCTGCACTATTCAATAAAAATAAATTCGCATTGCTACCACTAACCTGTAATAAACCATCGATATAAGAGGGGTTCCCGCCACTCACTTTCGAGAGAATATTTTGTAAAGTCGGGTTCCCGAGAAACGTCGCAGTTTGGGCTGTGCTGAGGTTGAAATCCGTAAAATTATGGAAGAGATTCGTGCCATCTCCAGACAGACTCCCCCCTTGAATAGCAAAGGTATTGCCCTGTTGATCCACAATCGTACCAGTGCCGTCATTGGCCGCTGAAATCTGGGCGATCACCTGTCCAGACAATGCCAGAGAAATAGGTAAAGGGAGAAGAGAAAGAATTAAGAAATTGTTCAAACGAGACACGTAATCACCTCAAAAAATCGCGCGCAGTGACACAGAAGTTCATCGTGATTTCCCCTGATGATTCGCACTGCATTACTATTTTGAGTCTTTTGTTAGGCGATCGACAATAGAGAAATTTAAAGATTACAGATAGATCCAGTCGTTTTTTTATCCATAAATTTACGCATATTACGATACAGATTCTCGCTCTAATACCATCGTGACTGGGCCATCATTCAGAATATCCACTTGCATCATTGCCCCAAATTCTCCCGTTTGAATCGGCACAGTACTGTTCTGGAGAAGCGCGACAAATTGGTCATACAGTTGCTGGGCATCAGCGGGTTTAGCCGAAGCACTAAAGGAAGGTCGCCGACCCTTTCGACAATCACCATAGAGTGTAAACTGGCTCACCACTAGGATTTCACCGGCAATATCCTGCACTGTCTGTGCCCAAGGTTTGCCGTCCGTAGCGGGAAAAAGCTTCAGATTCAGACATTTGTTGGCCATCCATTCAAGTTCTGAAGGAGTATCTGTCGCGGCGATCCCAACCAATAAATTTAAGCCCCGCCCAATTTTGCCAATAATCCGACCATCGACAGACACTTGGGAGCTTGTCACCCGCTGAATAATGATTTTCATGGTTTAGTTTGCAACAACGTAAGGGATTGACCAGTCCTCTTTTACAATAAAAACGTTGCAGTGATGGGAATTTGTATCGAAATGTCTGATCAGAATGATGGCGCTTTTCTTGGTGGTTTACTCATTGGTGGTGCAATTGGGGCGATCGCTGCGCTGTTGTATGCGCCTCGTTCTGGCAAAGACACTCGCAAAGTTTTAAAGAAATCCCTCGATACACTCCCAGACCTCGCAGAAGAACTCACCGAAACATTTCAATCCCAAGCGGATCAACTTTCTGACACAGCCCGCCGCAATTGGGAAGGTACACTCCAGAGACTACAGGAGGCGATCGCCGCAGGAGTAGAAGCTAGCCAAGCCGAATCCGACCGCTTAGAGAAAGCAACAGACGAAGATATTTATGCAGCCCAAGACATTGACCCATCGCAAAACTAATTCAATCCTCATTCCCTGACCAAATCCTCTTAACCTCTTCGCCAACGCGCTCCCCTAAGCCCACCATCCATCAGTGCAAAACCCTTTTTTCTGGCTACTTCTATCCTTTCTCCTCGTCGCAATCAGTCTCACTGCTGTTCTTGCGGCGGCTTTTCCGACCTTCCTTGAGCTAGGTCGAATGGCTCGCAGTGCGGACAAACTACTCGATACCCTAAACCGCGAACTGCCTCGTACTTTAGAGTCGCTCCGCAAAACGGGTGGGGAATTAACTGGATTAACCGATGAGCTAGAAGACAGTATCAAAGGCGCGAAAAATATTATCAAACACACTGAAACAAGTATTCAGGAAACACAAAAACAAATTAAACAAGTCCATCACAATAGCCGTAGTACATGGGCTGGGCTAAAAACAGCATGGAAAGTCCTGCGCCATCCTCGCCGCAAATCCAAGAGGAACAAACGACGCCGCTAACCTGCAACCATTCATCATTTCAGTCTGCTCGACTTGGAAAATAGCGAACCTATTCTCTAGCCACTGCTTTCACTAAATTGTGCAAATAATTCTGCACCAGTCATATTTTTTGTGTCATTGGCAAAGTTATAGAAATCAGGTTTTTCGTCAATAAAAACTTGATGGTCAAATAATAATTCTTGATCTAGATCAAATAATCCTGCGGCCATAAAATGTTGGCCTGTTGCCTTAACTCGATAAAAAAGATTACTGCCACATTTATTGCAAAAAGAACGTTCTGCCCATTCCGAGGACTCAAAGACGGTCACATTTTCTTCGCCAGTGATTTTCACGTTGGTGCCACAGTCCAACGCAAAGAAAGGGCCACTTGCCCATTGTCTGCACATATTGCAGTGACAAGTCCCCACGCTGGAATTTTCGAGCGTGACTTCTAAGGTGATGGATTTACAGAGGCAGTTGCCTTTTGCTTGGAGTGTCATAGCGAGTTTGGAGTATGCAATGTATCCGGAATGCTAACTTAGCTAACGTTTAGGTCATACAGTCGATGAGATGAATATTTACTTAATTGATATCTGAGGGGGCGATCGCCACTACAAAAAACTGTTGATAAACTAAAGTGAGCTCAAAATTATTTGGGATTTAAACTTATGACGACTCTACAGATTCCAACGACATCCCAGCTCTTCAATGTGGATCTGTCAATGTTTGTCCCCAAAACCAAGATGAGCACAGAGGAATTTTACGAATTTTGCCGACTTAATCGGGATCTACGCATCGAGCGCCTTGCAACAGGTGAAGTAATTGTTATGCCACCAGCTTTTTCCGATATCGGAAATCGTAATTTGAAAATCGCTCAACAAGTCGGTAACTGGGCAGATAAAGATGGAACTGGTGAAACGTTTGATTCTAGTGCTGGCTTCACATTGCCGAATGGATCAACGAAATCGTCGGATGTTGCATGGGTTCGATTAGAGCGTTGGAATCAATTATCTGATGAGCAAAAGGCCTCGTTTGCACCGATTTGTCCTGACTTTGTTGTGGAATTGCGGTCTTCTAGCGACTCCCTAAAACGCTTACAAGACAAGATGGATGAATATATTAAAAATGGCATTCAGTTAGGACTTTTAGTAGATCGTAAAAATAAAACAGTTCATGTTTATCGTTCGGGGCAAGATCCACTAATCCTAGAAAATCCAGAAACAGTTGATTGTTCTCCTGAGCTTCCTAGTTTTTCTCTCAAGATGAAGCGTATTTGGTAGGTCTCTATTTTTTGCGTAGATAACCTGGCTTGATTCGAGAATGTTTTGTCGGCGTAACCAATTATCACTACGGGCGATCGCCGCTTTCACTAAAAAATCTACTTTGCGTCCAAATAAAATCTCTAATTCTTCTCGCATCTGGATAGTATCTGTAAAACTGCGCTGAAAATCTGGCTCGAAAGTCACCAACACATCGATATCACTATCTGATCGAAAATCATCCCTTAAAACCGACCCAAACAATGCAAATTCTGTAATCTACCATCGTTGACAAAAACACTCTATCTCTTCTGCTGGCTGTGACAAGCGTTCGATTAGAGTGGTCATCCTTGACTACTGCGATTAAGTGCATTAAGTCTATCGTCTCAACAGAAAAATCTGGAGACGATCACCACAAATCATAGAAAATCCTGAAACCGTTGATTATTCTCCTGAGCTTTCCGGTTTTTCCGTAAAAATGAAACGCATTTGGTAGAGACAAGAGATAAGGAAAGGGCGATCATTTCCCACATCGATATAAAGGCTTACCATTCATTTGGATTACTCATATCATTTATATACCCTTGGTCTTAGAGGATGTCTGAAAAGGGTGGCGCAGAAGAAAAGTCAGAGATTTAGTCTGTAAAAGTACTGAATCTCTAACCTCAAAAAGATGTGTCTATCCTATCTAACAGACCTGAGTGACGACCAATGGTATCTGATTGAACCTCTATTGCCTGAGGCGAAGTCTGGAGGAAGACCTCGCTCTACAAATCTACGAGATGTTCTCAATGCCATACTTTACGTGCTTATGGGTGGCATTGCTTGGAGACTATTGCCCCATGACTTTCCCAAATGGCAAACGGTCTACCACTACTTTCGACAATGGCGTGATGATGGCACATGGCAGCAGATTAATCACAAATTACATCAGTGGGAGAGAACTACTGGTCATGACCGCCCTCATCCCCAAGCTATGGAGTGGTGGATTCTCAGTCGGTGGATACCGCCACAATGATGCATCAGGATGTCGGTATTGATGGCAACAAAGGAGTCAAAGGTCGTAAACGTCATGTCATGGTTGATAGTCTAGGTATTACGATAGCTGCGGTGGTGACAGCGGCCAATGTTTCCGATAACCAAGGATTACGTTTGCTATTGGAGCGAGTGCAGTACTTGGACTTAAATCTAGAGCGTCTCTATCTGCTTTATGCTGACGGCGGCTATCGTGATTCTATAGCAGGCAAGGAGTAGGTTAAGACAGAATAGGATAGAAGCAATAAATATAGATGCCATGCCTGCTCCCCATAGTCTTGATTTACGCCTAAAAGCTGTTGCCGCCTTCGATAAAGGTGAACGAAAAAGTGATATCTGTCGCTTCTTTGGTATTAGCCGAAATACGCTAGACCTGTGGCTGAAACGACGAGAGAAAATCGGTTCAGTCGCTCCGAAGACAGATTACCGTCGAGGCCCTCAACCGAAGATTAATGATCTAGATGCTTTTCGTGCTTTTGCAGAGGAATATGGGCATCTAACCCAGAAGGAAATGGCGGAGAAATGGCCAGAGTCTATTAGTGATGCATCCAGACGTGAAGCTCTACGGAAAATTGAATTTACTCGAAAAAAAAGACCTATCGATATCAAGAGAGAGATAAAGAATTAGAAAAAGCATTTGTGGCACAACTGAAGCAGTATGTCCAAGAACGACTCGTATATATCGATGAAAGTGGATTTGATAATACCTTAGATTATGGGTATGGCTACTGCCATAAGTCAGAGAGGTTTATCGCAGAGAAGTTAGGTCATCGTACAGAACGAGTTAGCGTGATTGGAGGATGGCGAGAGGGAGAGCAGATAGCACCGATGGTATTTGAGGGCTATGCCAACAGCGCCTTAGTTTGCCAATGGGTAGAGGATTGCTTAGTGCCAGAGTTGATTCCGGGTCAAATTATTATTCTGGATAATGCCAGTGTTCATCCAAAGGAAAGAATACAAACATTGGTGGCGAAGGCAGGATGTGAAGTGATATTTTTGCCACCCTACTCACCACACCTGAACAAGATAGAGAAGTTTTGGGGGAGGTTAAAGAAGGAGGTAAGTAAGCTCATCAAGAAGACTGAGGATTTGTTCGATGCCATCAGAATAGCCTTCTGTTCTATGTCCTAACCTTCTCCTTCGCTGCTATAATTTAGTGCGATGGGTCATGGATAGCTTTGGTTGGATATTGGAGATAGTCCTACGTTCTAAAGAACAAAAAGGGTTTACTCCTTTACCAAGACGATGGGTGGTAGAGAGAACCTTTAGCTGGTTTTATTGGTGTCGTCGTTTGAGTCGAGATTATGAATGTTCCACTGAGAGTGCAGAGGCATGGATTTATATAGCTTCTATCCGCTTACTTCTCCGACGTTTAGCCTAGACTTCTACTTTTCAAACATCCTCTAAATAGTAGTGATCAGAAATGTTTTGTTGAGCCTCTAATTCTTCAGAAGATAGTTTTTCATCTTCATATGATGACCAAATATACTCTTCTCGGGAGTCCATAATAATGTCTTCACTGTCTGGCAACTCATCAATAATTTCATCTAGTAAACTCTCTTGATTTTCAGTTCTCACATCTCCCAAATAAGTGTTAGTTCTTTCTACATATGATGAGGAATCAACTTCTAGTTTTTTTTAGACTGTCAAGAAAGTCTCCAATGATTTCATCTGTTTGACTTTTACGATTATCAAAATAGGATAAGAAAGATCCAAAACTAACGCAGTCATATTTTTGGCAAAAGTTACTCAAGAACAAGATATCCATCTGGCTATCAGACTCTACAATTGTAACTTTTTCAAAATCGTTTAGCAATTTGTTTAATTCAATAATATGAGTAAGAAAAGCTTCTTTATTCTGATGTATTAAGTCCAGAATATCTTGTCGAATAAATGAATAGGAGTGAACTGTCACAAATCCTGAGTTTTGAATCGGTATGCTCAGCGCCTTAACACCATGATGTGGATTTCTCATTATGAGAATTCGACTTTCTCCTTTCTTGATCTCGTCAATAAGAAATAGGTTGGATCTCTTTTTCTGGAACGATTGTTCTAGAAAAAGAGTAAAAAAATTAGTTCAGCACTGACAGCGTGACTTTGACGATGTTTTTGAGGAAATCTGGTTCTTGGTTGACTTTGGCCATAACCCTTATGCCTTGAAAGCTAGAGGTGAGGTATTGGGCGATTTCACTTAAGTCTTTTGTGGGTGCAATCTCCCCTTGTTTTTGGGCATTGACCAAAACCTTGTAAAAAGCGCGTTCAACGATCTTCATGTCCACAGCAATTTTCTCGGCGATTTGAGGGTCATGAGGGCATAGCTCGATTGCCGTATTGGTTAGAAAGCAGCCGCGCCGATCTTTATCACCAACACTTTGTTCAATTAAGTCATTGAACACTTTGGCGATCGCCGGTTTAGATGCTCCTATCTCCTGTAGGCAAGTCACCATCCCTTTGACTCTGGTTTGTTCATAATGAGTAATTGCCGCTTCAAATAATGAGTGTTTATCGCCAAAAGTCTCATAAAGACTACTGCGATTAATCCCCATATTTTTAACCAAGCTTTGCATGGAGGTTCCTTCATAGCCAAAACGCCAGAAGGTGTCCATTGCCTTTTCTAAAACTTCCTCCTTGTCAAACTCTTTTCGTCTAGCCATAGCGATTAATGTGCTGCTTTGAAATGACTATAACACATTCTGAAACGATCGTTCCAAAAAAAGTGCGAAAAAGTTTTTTTGATAGTTTGATTGCGGTCAAAAAAAGCTTGATGTTAGGTGGTGCTCATGCTTCGTTTGCGTGCTTTAAGTGGAGCTTACGTTTGCTTGTTGGTTTTCAGCAAAGCACTTGCTCCTAACACCAATGATGCACCGAGAATTGTATTCGGAGAAAGTTGCTCTTTGAAAAAGATGACACCAAAAATGATCGTACTCAAAACCTCGAGGTAGCAAAGGATCGAGGTTGTTGAGGCTGGCAGTTTGTTAAGTGCAGAAAAAAATAGAATAAATCCGACAAATCCGACGAGAAAACCATAGCTGCTGCCTAAGCCTGTTTCAAAGAGATTTGGATAGGGGCGAGTGAAAAATAGAAAAGGAAGAGTAAGTAGTCCTGCAAAAAGATTTTGGTAGAAAATGAGACGGTAAACAGAGAGTTCTTTTGATTTGTTTTTGTAGACGACGACTGTGCAGGCAACTAGAATTGCCGAGACTAGGATGCTGGTTAGGCCAATAAAATTTTTGCTGGAGAAGCTGAATTCGCCGTCGGCATAGATCACGATAATTCCGAGGAGAAAGCAGGGTAAGAGTAATAGATTGCGTTTAGGGATGGCTTCTTTTAGAAAAATCCAGCTGAATAATGTCGTAAATAATGGCCATGTGTAGAGGATGATCACGGCGGTGCTCAGGTCGGCATAGCTAAAGCCGATGACATAGCATAGGCTACGAATTGCATCGAGGAATGAGATGAAAAGGAGAAATGGTGTGACTCCTTTGAATATTGCTTCTCGGCGGTAGAGAAAGATGCCCGACACGATCGCCAATGGAATTCCCGCCCGGAAAAAGGTCATCACCAATGGTGATAAGTCCGCAAACTTGATGAAGACACCTGATGAACCCAGCAATATTGTGGCGATCGCAATTTGAAGAACGGGATTCATGAGTGGTTCGGTATTCCCCTAGTAATGATGTAGAGCAGATCGTTATCCTAGAAAGGATGCAAATTTCGTGAACACTGCTGGAGTATAAAACAATGACGCAAACATTGACGGCACAAGATGCATTTCGTGCGGCCTACGAAAACCGCTACACCTGGGACAGCAATTTCCCTGGCTTTACGGCTGACGTCAGTTTCACTAACGGTGATGCGAGCCATTCTGGTCAGGTCGCGATTAAGCCTGATATGTCTTTTGAAGTGACTGGCATTGAAGACGAAGCTGCGAAAAAAGAAATCGAAGGCCAGCTCTGGGAGATTACTGTTCACCGTGTGCGTCGTACTTTCGAGGAGAGCCACGGCAAAAACTCCTTTGAGTTTGGTGAAAAGTACGAGGATGGTGCTCAGGAAATTAAAGTAACTGGCGCTTCCATGGGCAACAGCTACAACATTAAAAATGACACTGTGACTTTCGTGAATCGTAAGATCCGCAGCGTCATCGTTAATATCAATACCTTCGAAACTCTCGATACTCCTGAAGGTTATCTCTCCCTCGGCTATGACTCTGTTTACTTCGATGCAGAGACAAAAGAACCAAAAGGTGGCTCTTCATTCTTCCGCGATAGCTTCGACAAGATTGATGGCTATTACGTTCTGACTAAGCGCGAAATTACAGCAAAAGAAAATGATGAAGTTGTGGGCGAGAAAGTTTTTGCTTTCACAAACATCAAATTCTAAAACGATTAAATAATCGATACGGCTAATTAGGATAGGAATTTCATGGTGAAGTTCCTATCTTTTTTTGCGAGCCTTAATGGCTAACCGCTCATACTCGGCCATGCTGTGATCACCAATACCATCGGTATCAAGGTCAAAAATATCGTCGTAACGGCCTTCGACGCGATCCCAAAATCTTGACCACCAAGAGAGGTTGCGATCATTGCGGAGCTTGCCTTTTGCATCAAAATACATCAGTTTTCCGATGTGACTGTAGTTGAAGATTTGCGGAGGAACTCTCGTCACAACGTCGTTATTATTTACGCAGCGGAAGCTAATATTTTTCAGTTTGGAATTAAAGACTTTAGCGAAGCGATTGTTGCCAATACGTGGCTGCCCAAAGGTATAAAGTCCATTCACTGCAATTTTGGGACTATCAATATGTAGTCTGGCAGCGGCGAGTGTTGCTAATGCTCCACCGAGGCTATGTCCAGTGATCCAGAGGGTTTGGCTGTCTGTTCTGAGGTTGCGAATTTCTTTTTCTAATTCATCCCACAGACTATCGAGTGCTCGATAAAATCCTCGATGTACTTTGCCGTCATCTTGATCGTCTGTCCAATGTCTTTGGATTGCTTTAGCATTGGTTGCCCAATCGGCAATTTTTCGCTCTGAGCCACGGAATGCCACGATGATTTTTCGGCGATCGCCTGCCACGAAACATTGGGTGTCGGTCTCAGTACTAGAGAGAAAAAAGTTTTTGTCCGTAAGATCAAAACCTAATTTGGTCAGCTCTGACTCAATTTTTGCTTTGGACTGGTAAACAAGTTTGGCACAGTTCGCAAGATAAAGCATGTTCATTTTGCTTAGGGACTTGGCTCGATAATTAAAACTGAGTGCCATCTTACGACTCCAATTTTCTCTTCTAATTTAATGATCCCATGGCTAAAAATAAACGGTTTTAGACTGTGATATAAATCCATAAGACTTTAAAGTTTTTATTCTCATGAGCACCCATTTTTTGTGCTTTTGAGTTATGAAATTTCAGGCTAAAGTTTTGACCATTATGATGGAAGTACCACCGACTCTATTCGGTTTGCCACTATTTTTCAGGGCTACAAATCCTAGAGATTTATAGAGTTTTAATCCAGGATTATCGAGGCGAACACTCAAGCAAAGAGATTGATAATTTGGACTTAGCTTTTCGCAAAGTTTGGTGATGAGTGTTCTGCCAATACCTTGGTTGCGATACTCAGGTAAGACGGCGATCGCCAACTCCGGCGTCTGCATATCAACAAAGGCATAACCTTTATTCGTTGCTGACCATAGACGGCACCAAGCTGCGCCAATGGATTTCCCTCTAAATTCCGCGATATAGCCAGAATCACCGACCCTGCCCCATTTGTTTACATAGCGGTGTAAATCTGGATTTTCTGTGACTGCTGCGATGGTTGTTTCGTGGGCAGCAAGCATCAACATTCCTAGCAAAAAATCTTGGTCAGTGATGGTTGCAGGACGAAAGGTAAATTGTTCAGACATATCTCAAATAAAATCTATGGGGCTGAATTTTTGAGCATTGCGAAACCGCATGCAAGGCCTGAAGGTACAAACACAAGTCCTAAAACTAAAGGAACCCAGGTCCCAAAATTCACCCCTGGTTTGAGAACGGCAGAGCTGGGCTCGGTGGGTTTGTAATAAATTTTGATGCTGTTGCCAATTGGATATTTTGCTTTCTCGGCGATCGCCTCACTCCTCTCCCGGAACTGTTTACTGGCTGTGCTGCCATCCCCTAAGGAGTAGTGATCGCTAGTGTAGGGAGTGCCTTCGACGGTGTAACCATAGCTAATCATGATGTGGTGGGTTGTCACATTATTTTTGCCACGGCTTTCGCGAATAATCTGCACTGCGTTAATTTTCCCCTCAGTCACAGGCCAGCTTTTTGATGCGAAAGCCTCTTGCAGAAAGCTCACACCAAAGACCACCATCGCAGCGCCACCTATCGTGATCAGACCGCAGAAGCCTAAACCTAACCAATATTGCCAAGGCTGTATCGTTTGTTGTGACATTATTATTCCGAGAGGGATTATTAAGATTTTGCGTTGAAATATTTATTCAGTTCTACACTGATACTTACTGAAAATTAAACTAAATCGCTTAAGTTAAAGTTATCAAACAAACATTAAATTAAGAGTGCAGCACTAGATGAATTCATTGGTATTGAGGTAATACAGTGAAGATTATTAATATTGAGCAGATGGACGATGTTGTTGTTAAAGCTGCTAACTCATCAGAATCTTTCCACACTTTAGAATATCAAAAAAAACTATATCGACGCATTTCAAGCTTTGATATTACCCATCGTGATTTTGCTTTGAAATCAGCGAAAGATGCTTATTTGAAAAATAAAGCTTTAGTAGATATTTTGCTGGTTGACGAAGTTCAATGTTGGGGGATTTGGCAGGAGGATGACACTTTGATCCGGGTTACTGTTGAAGACCAACCGTCAATTATTGAAAAGATTGATCTAAAGAAACTCGTTGCAAAAATGAGAGATATTGGTGGTATCGAAATTGGCGATCGCCGCTATAAATTACAAGTCTATCCTCGTTGCTTTGTTGGTCAAGAAGCTGTTGATTGGTTTATCGAAAAGCTTGATATAGAAAGATCTGAAGCTGTCGAATTAGGACAAAGACTAATCGAAGAAAAAATCATCCATCATGTCGCAGATGGACATCAATTTGAAGATGAATATTTGTTTTATCGTTTCTACTGGGATGAACAGAAATAAAAGTATTTGTAATGGAGACTTATTCAAGAATTAACTTAGCTTTGAGTGGTGGCTTCTGCCAAAACCAAGCCATCCAATCTCCATAAGAAACACCTTTTTGTTTTGTCTCAGACCAAATATTAGCTTCTAATGAATGCTTCTCGAAAAATCCACGCTTTACAAACTGAAGCTTGCCAGACCATAAAATTGTGTCATATCTATTATAAATTGTGAGTGTTTGCCCATTCTGTAAAAAGATTAATTGATGGTTGTTGACATCATAAAAAGTAAAAGCAATTGAACCTTCCCAACCTTGCTCCCAATATGCTTCTAATTGACCCTTTAGCTCAGTCATAAATGTTGATTTCAAATTCTTATATTGCTCTATTAGTGAAAAATATAAGGGCATGACCACTCTGCTTGATCTGGATATTTCAGCAATTCCACACTATCTACATTCAAAACAAAGGTTTCAAGATGATTTTCTAAATTATTTTTCACAAAAATGAGGTCCTGACCTTCAGTCTCAAGCCAACATAACTTAGAAAAATCAATATTTTGACTGTCAA from [Leptolyngbya] sp. PCC 7376 includes:
- a CDS encoding TetR/AcrR family transcriptional regulator; this encodes MARRKEFDKEEVLEKAMDTFWRFGYEGTSMQSLVKNMGINRSSLYETFGDKHSLFEAAITHYEQTRVKGMVTCLQEIGASKPAIAKVFNDLIEQSVGDKDRRGCFLTNTAIELCPHDPQIAEKIAVDMKIVERAFYKVLVNAQKQGEIAPTKDLSEIAQYLTSSFQGIRVMAKVNQEPDFLKNIVKVTLSVLN
- a CDS encoding DMT family transporter, with the protein product MNPVLQIAIATILLGSSGVFIKFADLSPLVMTFFRAGIPLAIVSGIFLYRREAIFKGVTPFLLFISFLDAIRSLCYVIGFSYADLSTAVIILYTWPLFTTLFSWIFLKEAIPKRNLLLLPCFLLGIIVIYADGEFSFSSKNFIGLTSILVSAILVACTVVVYKNKSKELSVYRLIFYQNLFAGLLTLPFLFFTRPYPNLFETGLGSSYGFLVGFVGFILFFSALNKLPASTTSILCYLEVLSTIIFGVIFFKEQLSPNTILGASLVLGASALLKTNKQT
- a CDS encoding DUF3386 domain-containing protein, translating into MTQTLTAQDAFRAAYENRYTWDSNFPGFTADVSFTNGDASHSGQVAIKPDMSFEVTGIEDEAAKKEIEGQLWEITVHRVRRTFEESHGKNSFEFGEKYEDGAQEIKVTGASMGNSYNIKNDTVTFVNRKIRSVIVNINTFETLDTPEGYLSLGYDSVYFDAETKEPKGGSSFFRDSFDKIDGYYVLTKREITAKENDEVVGEKVFAFTNIKF
- a CDS encoding lipase family protein; translated protein: MALSFNYRAKSLSKMNMLYLANCAKLVYQSKAKIESELTKLGFDLTDKNFFLSSTETDTQCFVAGDRRKIIVAFRGSERKIADWATNAKAIQRHWTDDQDDGKVHRGFYRALDSLWDELEKEIRNLRTDSQTLWITGHSLGGALATLAAARLHIDSPKIAVNGLYTFGQPRIGNNRFAKVFNSKLKNISFRCVNNNDVVTRVPPQIFNYSHIGKLMYFDAKGKLRNDRNLSWWSRFWDRVEGRYDDIFDLDTDGIGDHSMAEYERLAIKARKKR
- a CDS encoding GNAT family N-acetyltransferase, which produces MSEQFTFRPATITDQDFLLGMLMLAAHETTIAAVTENPDLHRYVNKWGRVGDSGYIAEFRGKSIGAAWCRLWSATNKGYAFVDMQTPELAIAVLPEYRNQGIGRTLITKLCEKLSPNYQSLCLSVRLDNPGLKLYKSLGFVALKNSGKPNRVGGTSIIMVKTLA
- a CDS encoding DUF3592 domain-containing protein; translated protein: MSQQTIQPWQYWLGLGFCGLITIGGAAMVVFGVSFLQEAFASKSWPVTEGKINAVQIIRESRGKNNVTTHHIMISYGYTVEGTPYTSDHYSLGDGSTASKQFRERSEAIAEKAKYPIGNSIKIYYKPTEPSSAVLKPGVNFGTWVPLVLGLVFVPSGLACGFAMLKNSAP
- a CDS encoding DEP domain-containing protein, encoding MKIINIEQMDDVVVKAANSSESFHTLEYQKKLYRRISSFDITHRDFALKSAKDAYLKNKALVDILLVDEVQCWGIWQEDDTLIRVTVEDQPSIIEKIDLKKLVAKMRDIGGIEIGDRRYKLQVYPRCFVGQEAVDWFIEKLDIERSEAVELGQRLIEEKIIHHVADGHQFEDEYLFYRFYWDEQK